One genomic segment of Clavelina lepadiformis chromosome 3, kaClaLepa1.1, whole genome shotgun sequence includes these proteins:
- the LOC143450281 gene encoding protein unc-93 homolog A-like: MADDLSRCKRSVAILCLALYLMQTSFGALEGLQSSLNHSTGTTALALLYISYLLTSLFLPPLIITRLECRKTLSLAALCYSIYIAANFYPKPYTLLPAAIINGFGAGLLWSTAVVYINRLSATYACARNQKEDKYTKHFFSIIYSFVNLGSCSGAVIMSVIFNRLSNNSVSPVGNTYNVTLSMRNDSLSNFNNASNMLQKHCGFHYTHDNSNEVSDRPTISTSTLYVLLSVYLFLSLLASFLYLLLSDIDDKKGSNTENSNGKNPAEENTQMLSTGSDENANRVQAPNTSDTKTTSLDKIISYKESDTFSDGSANFSESNFSLVKSTLALLLTDKVALLFVIHTLNTGILKAFSRATFNEAWVSCSLGIEYVGHTMILYSSTLTVSSFLSAQMLRLLGTKLLFGLTMALEVTICITLLVWKPRSEDAAIFFLITALFATCYGVVKTQVPSAYCSTFSKTKKQAGALVCIMEGLGLSLMFGLSGSVAPFGLLILYFSVSVVGYGLFLFGYIIQTKDIRYWKVKDANPAIKL; encoded by the exons GTCTTCAGAGTAGTTTAAACCACAGCACTGGAACGACTGCATTAGCCCTGCTCTACATTTCGTATCTTCTAACATCATTGTTTCTCCCTCCTCTAATCATCACCAGACTGGAATGCAGGAAAACTTTGTCACTTGCTGCACTATGCTACTCCATATATATAGCTG caaatttttaTCCCAAGCCATATACACTTTTACCTGCTGCTATCATTAATGGATTTGGCGCTGGGTTGCTTTGGTCAACTGCAGTGGTGTACATCAATCGTCTATCTGCTACGTATGCATGTGCAAGAAACCAAAAAGAAgataaatatacaaaacatttttttagcaTTATTTACTCGTTTGTCAACTTGGGATCTTGCTCAGGGGCGGTAATAATGTCTGTAATATTTAACAGACTGTCCAATAACTCTGTTTCACCAGTAGGAAATACATACAATGTTACATTGTCAATGAGAAATGACTCGTTATCTAACTTCAACAATGCCAGTAACATGCTTCAGAAACACTGTGGTTTTCATTATACCCATGATAACTCAAATGAGGTCAGTGATAGACCTACAATTTCCACTTCTACATTGTATGTTCTATTATCTGTTTATCTATTTCTTAGTCTACTTGCTTCTTTTCTTTATCTGCTGCTCTCTGATATTGATGATAAAAAAGGAAGCAACACAGAAAACAGCAATGGCAAGAATCCTGCAGAAGAAAACACTCAAATGTTATCCACCGGATCTGATGAGAATGCAAATAGAGTTCAGGCCCCTAATACATCAGatacaaaaacaacttcattGGACAAAATAATATCTTACAAAGAAAGTGATACTTTTAGCGATGGATCTGCTAATTTCAGTGAATCCAATTTTTCATTAGTAAAATCAACGTTAGCACTGCTTTTAACTGACAAAGTAGCATTGCTTTTTGTTATTCACACTTTAAACACAGGGATTTTAAAGGCATTTTCACGAGCAACATTCAATGAAGCATGGGTATCGTGTTCACTTG GAATAGAATATGTCGGCCATACAATGATCTTATATTCAAGCACCCTGACAGTCTCGAGTTTCTTATCTGCACAAATGCTTCGTCTTTTGGGCACAAAACTGTTATTTGGTCTAACTATGGCACTTGAAGTTACTATTTGCATCACACTGCTAGTGTGGAAACCCAGATCTGAGGATGCTGCGATATTCTTTTTAATCACAGCTTTGTTTGCTACATGCTATGGGGTGGTTAAAACTCAAGTTCCAAGTGCATATTGttccacattttcaaaaacgaAAAAGCAGGCAGGTGCCCTGGTATGCATAATGGAAGGACTGGGTTTGTCACTTATGTTTGGTTTGTCTGGATCAGTAGCACCATTTGGTTTgttgattttatatttttctgtcTCAGTTGTGGGTTATGGATTATTCTTATTTGGATATATAATTCAAACTAAGGATATTAGATACTGGAAAGTTAAAGATGCAAATCCAGCCATTAAACTGTGA